The proteins below are encoded in one region of Micromonospora yangpuensis:
- a CDS encoding DUF721 domain-containing protein yields the protein MPPRRPSGRSGPPRRAGGPAEPGPNKDTAGSGGPPAPDSSGSAGDGPSGPELARAVLDAARARRETAARTRRRTPGSAGGDGAARRLRGYSGPGPDPRDPQPLGVVLGRLMKARGWQQPAAEATVFGAWEKVVGAEVAQHSRPVKLEDGELTVEARSTAWATQLRLLAGSLLKQIASEVGHNVVRKLHIHGPAAPSWSRGPRRVRGRGPRDTYG from the coding sequence CTGCCGCCCCGACGTCCCAGCGGTCGGTCCGGGCCTCCCCGGCGCGCCGGCGGCCCGGCCGAACCCGGGCCGAACAAGGACACCGCCGGCTCGGGCGGTCCGCCCGCACCGGACAGCTCGGGCTCGGCGGGCGACGGGCCGAGCGGCCCGGAGTTGGCCCGCGCGGTCCTGGACGCCGCTCGGGCCCGTCGGGAGACGGCGGCGCGCACTCGGCGACGTACCCCGGGATCCGCCGGGGGTGACGGCGCCGCACGGCGGCTGCGCGGCTACTCCGGTCCGGGGCCGGACCCGCGCGACCCGCAGCCGCTCGGTGTCGTGCTGGGCCGGCTGATGAAGGCCCGCGGCTGGCAGCAACCGGCGGCCGAGGCGACGGTCTTCGGTGCCTGGGAGAAGGTGGTCGGCGCCGAGGTCGCCCAGCACAGCCGGCCGGTCAAGCTGGAGGACGGCGAGCTGACCGTGGAGGCCCGCTCCACCGCCTGGGCCACCCAGCTACGGCTGCTCGCCGGCTCGCTGCTGAAGCAGATCGCCAGTGAGGTCGGCCACAACGTGGTCCGGAAACTGCACATCCACGGCCCGGCCGCACCCTCCTGGTCGCGCGGTCCCCGCCGGGTCCGGGGCCGGGGCCCCCGCGACACCTACGGCTGA
- the gyrB gene encoding DNA topoisomerase (ATP-hydrolyzing) subunit B, translating to MAAQDKQEYGAESITVLEGLEAVRKRPGMYIGSTGERGLHHLVWEVVDNAVDEAMAGHCDTIDVVLLADGGVRVTDNGRGFPVDLHPKLKKPGVEVALTVLHAGGKFDGKAYAVSGGLHGVGVSVVNALSTKMAVEIHKSGFVWRQQYHHSKPTELEKGETTDRTGSAVSFWPDPDVFETVDFDFQTIYRRLQEMAFLTRGLTIHLLDERVPEGEEGKTREVTFRYDGGIADFVRHLNASKNPIHKTVVEFGAEEDGMSLEIAMQWNESYGESVYTFANNINTHEGGTHEEGFRAALTGIVNRYGADKKLLKGDEKLSGEDIREGLAAIISVKLTNPQFEGQTKTKLGNTPVKSFVQRVCNDRLVDWFDRNPAEAKTIITKASQAARARIAAQQARKLARRKSLLESGSMPGKLADCQSTDPRESEVFIVEGDSAGGSAKQGRDPRTQAILPIRGKILNVEKARIDRVLKNNEVQALITALGTGIHDDFDMEKLRYHKVVLMADADVDGQHIQTLLLTLLFRFMRPLVELGHVYLAAPPLYKIKWNKKGDDAQYAYSDRERDGLIALRQQKKPNAKPDDIQRFKGLGEMNYPELWETTMNPATRTLRQVTLDDAATADELFSVLMGEDVEARRSFIQRNAKDVRFLDI from the coding sequence GTGGCAGCGCAGGACAAGCAGGAGTACGGCGCCGAGTCGATCACCGTCCTCGAGGGGCTGGAGGCGGTCCGCAAGCGGCCCGGTATGTACATCGGGTCGACCGGCGAGCGCGGGCTGCACCACCTCGTGTGGGAGGTCGTGGACAACGCGGTCGACGAGGCGATGGCCGGCCACTGCGACACCATCGACGTGGTGCTGCTCGCCGACGGCGGGGTCCGGGTCACCGACAACGGCCGCGGCTTCCCCGTCGACCTCCATCCGAAGCTCAAGAAGCCAGGCGTCGAGGTCGCGCTGACCGTGCTGCACGCCGGCGGCAAGTTCGACGGCAAGGCGTACGCGGTCTCCGGCGGTCTGCACGGCGTCGGCGTCTCGGTGGTCAACGCCCTCTCCACGAAGATGGCGGTGGAGATCCACAAGTCCGGGTTCGTCTGGCGGCAGCAGTACCACCACTCCAAGCCCACCGAGCTGGAGAAGGGTGAGACGACCGACCGGACCGGCTCGGCGGTCTCCTTCTGGCCCGACCCGGACGTCTTCGAGACCGTCGACTTCGACTTCCAGACCATCTACCGCCGGCTGCAGGAGATGGCCTTCCTGACCCGGGGCCTCACCATCCACCTGCTCGACGAGCGGGTGCCGGAGGGCGAGGAAGGCAAGACCCGCGAGGTCACCTTCCGCTACGACGGCGGCATCGCCGACTTCGTCCGGCACCTCAACGCCTCGAAGAACCCGATCCACAAGACGGTGGTCGAGTTCGGCGCGGAGGAGGACGGCATGTCCCTCGAAATCGCCATGCAGTGGAACGAGTCGTACGGCGAGTCGGTCTACACCTTCGCCAACAACATCAACACCCACGAGGGCGGCACCCACGAGGAGGGCTTCCGGGCCGCGCTGACCGGCATCGTCAACCGGTACGGCGCGGACAAGAAGCTGCTCAAGGGCGACGAGAAGCTCTCCGGCGAGGACATCCGCGAGGGGTTGGCCGCGATCATCTCGGTCAAGCTCACCAACCCCCAGTTCGAGGGGCAGACCAAGACCAAGCTGGGCAACACCCCGGTGAAGAGCTTCGTGCAGCGGGTCTGCAACGACCGGCTGGTCGACTGGTTCGACCGGAACCCGGCCGAGGCGAAGACCATCATCACCAAGGCGTCCCAGGCCGCCCGCGCCCGGATCGCCGCCCAGCAGGCCCGCAAGCTGGCCCGCCGCAAGTCGCTGCTGGAGTCCGGCTCGATGCCGGGCAAGCTGGCCGACTGCCAGTCCACCGACCCGCGCGAGTCCGAGGTCTTCATTGTCGAGGGCGACTCGGCCGGCGGCTCGGCCAAGCAGGGGCGGGACCCGCGTACCCAGGCGATCCTGCCGATCCGCGGCAAGATCCTGAACGTGGAGAAGGCCCGGATCGACCGGGTGCTGAAGAACAACGAGGTCCAGGCGCTGATCACCGCGCTGGGCACCGGCATCCACGACGACTTCGACATGGAGAAGCTGCGGTACCACAAGGTGGTGTTGATGGCCGACGCCGACGTCGACGGCCAGCACATCCAGACCCTGCTGCTCACCCTGCTCTTCCGGTTCATGCGTCCACTTGTCGAGCTGGGCCACGTCTACCTGGCCGCCCCGCCGCTCTACAAGATCAAGTGGAACAAGAAGGGCGACGACGCCCAGTACGCCTACTCCGACCGGGAGCGGGACGGGCTGATCGCGCTGCGCCAGCAGAAGAAGCCGAACGCCAAGCCGGACGACATCCAGCGGTTCAAGGGTCTCGGCGAGATGAACTACCCCGAACTCTGGGAGACCACCATGAACCCGGCGACCCGTACGCTGCGTCAGGTCACCCTCGACGACGCGGCGACCGCCGACGAGCTCTTCAGCGTGCTGATGGGCGAGGACGTCGAGGCACGGCGCTCGTTCATCCAGCGCAACGCCAAGGACGTCCGGTTCCTCGACATCTGA
- the gnd gene encoding phosphogluconate dehydrogenase (NAD(+)-dependent, decarboxylating) gives MQLGLVGLGRMGGNMRERLRAAGHEVVGFDRDPALSDVASLTELAEKLQAPRAVWVMVPAGVTDATIDTLAESLGDGDIVIDGGNSRFSDDAPRAERLATRGIGYLDVGVSGGVWGRQNGYGLMVGGSDEHVARLMPIFSALKPAGEFGFVHAGPVGAGHYAKMVHNGIEYGLMHAYAEGYELLTASELVTDVPGVVKAWRDGTVVQSWLLDLLDRALEADPELTELSGWTEDTGEGRWTVDEGVRLAVPLHVISAALFARFASRQDDSPAMKAVSALRQQFGGHAVHKR, from the coding sequence ATGCAGCTCGGCCTGGTAGGACTCGGCCGGATGGGCGGCAACATGCGCGAGCGGCTGCGGGCCGCCGGTCACGAGGTGGTCGGCTTCGACCGTGACCCGGCGCTGAGCGACGTCGCCAGCCTGACGGAGCTCGCCGAGAAGCTGCAGGCACCCCGCGCGGTCTGGGTCATGGTCCCCGCCGGGGTCACCGACGCCACCATCGACACCCTCGCCGAGTCGCTCGGCGACGGCGACATCGTCATCGACGGCGGCAACTCCCGGTTCAGCGACGACGCGCCCCGGGCCGAACGACTCGCCACCCGTGGCATCGGCTACCTCGACGTCGGGGTCTCCGGCGGCGTCTGGGGCCGGCAGAACGGCTACGGCCTGATGGTCGGCGGCAGCGACGAACACGTCGCCCGGCTGATGCCGATCTTCTCCGCGCTCAAGCCGGCCGGCGAGTTCGGCTTCGTGCACGCCGGGCCGGTCGGTGCCGGGCACTACGCCAAGATGGTGCACAACGGCATCGAGTACGGCCTGATGCACGCCTACGCCGAGGGCTACGAGCTGTTGACCGCCTCCGAGCTGGTCACCGACGTACCCGGGGTGGTCAAGGCCTGGCGGGACGGCACGGTGGTCCAGTCCTGGCTGCTCGACCTGCTCGACCGGGCCCTGGAAGCCGACCCGGAGCTGACCGAGCTGAGCGGCTGGACCGAGGACACCGGCGAGGGCCGGTGGACCGTCGACGAGGGCGTCCGGCTCGCGGTGCCGCTGCACGTCATCTCCGCCGCCCTCTTCGCCCGGTTCGCCTCCCGCCAGGACGACTCACCCGCCATGAAGGCCGTCTCCGCGCTGCGCCAGCAGTTCGGCGGACACGCCGTCCACAAGCGCTGA
- the recF gene encoding DNA replication/repair protein RecF (All proteins in this family for which functions are known are DNA-binding proteins that assist the filamentation of RecA onto DNA for the initiation of recombination or recombinational repair.) — protein MYVRRLELVDFRSYERVAVDLEPGPNVLVGANGVGKTNLVEALGYVATLGSHRVATDGPLVRMGAAAAVIRCAVTHEGRELLVELEIVPGKANRARLGRSPARRARDVIGALRLVLFAPEDLELVRGDPAERRRYLDDLLVLRQPRYAGVRADYERVVKQRNALLRTAYLARKTGGTRGGDLSTLAVWDAHLARHGAELLAGRLDLVAALTPHVTKAYDAVAAGRGAAGITYRPSVELADPTADRATLAEVLTAALAESRTAEIERGTTLVGPHRDDLALTLGPLPAKGYASHGESWSYALALRLAGYDLLRADGIEPVLVLDDVFAELDTGRRERLAELVGGASQLLVTCAVDDDVPAALRGTRYRVDEGTVRRVG, from the coding sequence GTGTACGTCCGCCGGCTCGAACTTGTCGACTTCCGCTCGTACGAGCGGGTCGCCGTCGACCTGGAGCCGGGTCCCAACGTCCTGGTCGGCGCGAACGGCGTCGGCAAGACCAACCTGGTCGAGGCGCTCGGATACGTGGCGACCCTGGGTTCCCACCGGGTCGCCACCGACGGGCCGCTGGTGCGGATGGGCGCGGCCGCCGCGGTGATCCGCTGCGCGGTGACCCACGAGGGCCGGGAACTCCTCGTCGAGCTGGAGATCGTGCCGGGCAAGGCCAACCGGGCCCGGTTGGGACGCTCGCCGGCCCGCCGGGCCCGCGACGTGATCGGCGCCCTGCGGCTGGTCCTCTTCGCCCCGGAGGACCTGGAACTCGTCCGTGGTGATCCGGCCGAACGCCGCCGCTACCTCGACGACCTGCTGGTGCTGCGCCAGCCCCGCTACGCCGGGGTACGCGCCGACTACGAGCGCGTCGTCAAGCAGCGCAACGCCCTGCTGCGTACCGCGTACCTGGCCCGTAAGACCGGCGGTACCCGGGGCGGTGACCTCTCCACCCTCGCGGTCTGGGACGCCCACCTCGCCCGGCACGGCGCGGAACTGCTCGCCGGGCGACTCGACCTGGTCGCCGCCCTGACCCCGCACGTGACGAAGGCGTACGACGCGGTGGCGGCCGGACGGGGAGCCGCCGGCATCACCTACCGCCCCTCGGTCGAGCTGGCCGACCCCACCGCCGACCGGGCCACCCTGGCCGAGGTGCTGACCGCGGCGCTCGCCGAGTCCCGCACCGCCGAGATCGAGCGGGGCACCACCCTGGTCGGCCCGCACCGCGACGACCTCGCCCTCACCCTCGGCCCACTCCCCGCCAAGGGGTACGCCAGCCACGGCGAGTCCTGGTCGTACGCGCTCGCCCTGCGACTGGCCGGCTACGACCTGCTGCGGGCCGACGGCATCGAGCCGGTGCTGGTCCTCGACGACGTCTTCGCCGAACTCGACACCGGACGCCGGGAACGCCTGGCCGAACTGGTCGGCGGGGCCAGCCAGCTCCTGGTCACCTGCGCGGTCGACGACGACGTGCCGGCGGCCCTGCGCGGCACCCGGTACCGGGTCGACGAGGGGACGGTGCGCCGTGTCGGATGA
- a CDS encoding DUF3566 domain-containing protein — protein MTETQAKSGNKGTSAKPVDEEAAKSGAPATGRAAVGRATVPADAPAPKFTRAPGMAPPPDKPEDPGAAGKPEKTTGAEAKSAPAPPARPNTTQPIKTGSAGQSGSGNQTRLGSAATGTLPRVSSPGSGGKPDQGRPGGGTGRPANGGGLPPGVGGASAVGAARVGEAVRSARTSVSSAASRGPRRARLNLKRIDPWSVMKFAFAVSVVLFIVVVVATSVLYLALDAMGVFQSVNDSLTDLVNAGGGQSGGFQITARGVILTSALVGLVNVVLFTALATLGAFVYNVCADLVGGIELTLAERD, from the coding sequence ATGACGGAGACACAGGCGAAGTCGGGGAACAAGGGGACCTCGGCCAAACCGGTCGACGAGGAGGCCGCGAAGAGCGGCGCACCAGCGACCGGCCGCGCGGCCGTGGGCCGGGCCACGGTCCCCGCCGACGCGCCTGCCCCGAAATTCACTCGGGCCCCCGGCATGGCTCCGCCGCCGGACAAGCCCGAGGATCCGGGGGCGGCCGGTAAGCCGGAGAAGACGACAGGTGCCGAGGCGAAGTCCGCCCCGGCGCCCCCGGCCCGTCCGAACACCACCCAGCCGATCAAGACAGGTTCGGCCGGTCAGTCCGGTTCCGGTAACCAGACCCGGCTCGGTTCGGCGGCCACCGGCACCCTGCCGCGGGTGAGTTCGCCCGGTTCGGGCGGCAAGCCCGATCAGGGGCGTCCGGGCGGCGGCACCGGGCGACCGGCAAACGGTGGCGGCCTGCCTCCGGGGGTCGGTGGCGCGTCCGCCGTCGGGGCCGCGCGGGTGGGTGAGGCGGTACGCTCCGCGCGTACCTCGGTCAGCTCGGCCGCGTCGCGCGGACCGCGCCGGGCCCGGCTGAACCTGAAGCGGATCGACCCCTGGTCGGTGATGAAGTTCGCCTTCGCCGTCTCCGTGGTGCTCTTCATCGTGGTGGTCGTCGCCACGTCGGTGTTGTATCTGGCGTTGGACGCGATGGGTGTGTTCCAGAGCGTGAACGACAGCCTCACCGACCTGGTGAACGCCGGTGGCGGGCAGAGCGGCGGGTTCCAGATCACCGCCCGTGGCGTGATCCTGACCTCGGCGTTGGTCGGCCTGGTCAACGTGGTGCTGTTCACGGCGCTCGCCACGCTGGGTGCCTTCGTCTACAACGTCTGTGCCGACCTGGTCGGCGGGATCGAGCTCACCCTC
- the gyrA gene encoding intein-containing DNA gyrase subunit A, producing the protein MTDSPEPTPSEPELPEAAAAVVAHDRIEPVGLEVEMQRSYLDYAMSVIVGRALPDVRDGLKPVHRKILYAMFDSGYRPDRGYVKCSRVVGDVMGQFHPHGDSAIYDALVRMAQPWSLRYPLVDGNGNFGSPGNDPAAAMRYCVTANVRIRTADGSRRVGDLVPDAAPNSETDIDLKVRDRNGDLVHASKFFHSGEHPTLRLRTREGYELTGTHNHPVLCLVDVAGVPTLLWKLLAEISPGDRVLLQRTVPDEIGYPMLEHVEAAVLAGAFVSEGWTSQGRVGFDNCDREFFVRVLAAYDLAVGGPRWVGTETTVTGKTLHKLRGWTSDFMRSILGELVGARSAAKFVPEFVWQGPAAIKRAFLQALFEGDGSSSLLPRNTIQISYSTRSERLAREVQQLLLEFGVVSRQCRYDSGEIKVVVTNRRDARIFAVQVGFLGRKQAKLESELASVPATSTALSGDHVPLVGDFVRAHGATRWTERDWLRRHNVDRIERWERDRDEIAARITEPGVLDVVEPLVDGRFYYAEVAELADAGVQAVYSIRVDTDDHSFVSDGFVSHNTECKLDPLAMEMLRDIDEDTVDLQDNYDGRAKEPTILPSRIPNLLINGSEGIAVGMATKIPPHNLREIGAAVQWCLENPEADEATTLEALLEIVKGPDFPTHGLIVGTTAIQDAYRTGRGSIRMRAVVEVEEDKRGRPALVVSELPYQVNPDNLAERIAELIKEGKLGGIADIRDESSGRTGMRIVLVLKRDAVAKVVLNNLYKHTQLQETFGANMLALVDGVPRTLNLAQFIRYYVEHQIEVIRRRTAFRLRKAEERAHILRGLSKALDALDEVIALIRRSPTVEDARQGLIRLLEIDEIQATAILDMQLRRLAALERQRILDDLAKLEIEIADLKDILAKPERQRRIVSEELGEIVAKWGDERRTKIVPFDGEVSMEDLIAREDVVVTITRTGYAKRTKVDLYRSQRRGGKGVSGATLRQDDIVSHFFVCSTHDWILFFTNKGRVYRAKAYELPEASRVAKGQHVANLLAFQPDEQIAQIIQIPNYQVAPYLVLATRNGLVKKTRLEEFDSNRSGGVIAINLRDEDELVGAVLVAPEEDLLLVSKKAQAIRFNATDEALRPMGRATSGVIGMRFTDDDVLLAVEVVREGLDVLVATNGGYAKRTPIEEYPVQGRGGKGVLTAKITERRGGLVGAVVIDPDDELFAITSNGGVIRTPVKPVRRTRDRNTMGVKLMDLPDGVTIVAIARNADEPDEQD; encoded by the coding sequence GTGACGGATTCCCCCGAGCCCACACCCAGCGAGCCGGAGCTGCCGGAGGCCGCCGCCGCAGTCGTGGCGCACGACCGGATCGAGCCGGTCGGCCTTGAGGTGGAGATGCAGCGCTCCTACCTCGACTACGCGATGAGCGTCATCGTCGGGCGGGCGCTGCCGGACGTCCGGGACGGGCTCAAGCCGGTCCACCGCAAGATCCTGTACGCCATGTTCGACTCCGGCTACCGGCCGGACCGGGGCTACGTGAAGTGTTCCCGGGTGGTCGGCGACGTGATGGGTCAGTTCCACCCGCACGGCGACTCGGCGATCTACGACGCCCTGGTCCGGATGGCCCAGCCCTGGTCGCTGCGCTACCCCCTGGTCGACGGCAACGGCAACTTCGGTTCGCCGGGAAATGACCCGGCTGCGGCCATGAGGTACTGCGTTACGGCAAATGTCCGTATTCGAACTGCGGACGGTAGCAGGCGAGTCGGCGACCTCGTTCCCGACGCCGCGCCGAACAGCGAGACCGACATCGACCTGAAGGTCCGGGACCGCAACGGCGACCTGGTGCACGCTTCGAAGTTCTTCCACTCCGGCGAGCACCCCACGCTGCGGCTGCGAACCCGCGAGGGGTACGAGCTGACCGGCACCCACAACCACCCGGTGCTCTGCCTGGTGGACGTGGCCGGGGTGCCGACCCTGCTCTGGAAGCTGCTCGCCGAGATCTCCCCGGGTGACCGGGTGCTCCTCCAGCGGACCGTGCCGGACGAGATCGGCTACCCGATGCTGGAGCACGTCGAGGCCGCTGTCCTCGCCGGTGCCTTCGTCAGCGAGGGCTGGACCTCACAGGGGCGCGTCGGTTTCGACAACTGCGATCGCGAGTTCTTCGTCCGTGTCCTGGCTGCCTACGACCTGGCAGTCGGAGGCCCGCGCTGGGTTGGCACCGAGACAACCGTCACCGGCAAGACTTTGCATAAGCTGCGCGGCTGGACTTCCGACTTCATGAGGTCGATTCTCGGCGAGCTGGTCGGGGCGCGGAGTGCGGCGAAGTTCGTGCCCGAGTTCGTCTGGCAGGGGCCGGCCGCGATCAAGCGGGCCTTCCTCCAGGCGCTCTTCGAGGGCGACGGCTCGTCCTCGCTGCTGCCCCGCAACACCATCCAGATCTCGTACTCGACCCGCAGTGAGCGGCTCGCCCGCGAGGTGCAGCAGCTGCTGCTGGAGTTCGGCGTGGTCAGCCGGCAGTGCCGGTACGACAGTGGCGAGATCAAGGTCGTGGTGACCAACCGGCGGGACGCCCGGATCTTCGCCGTACAGGTCGGGTTCCTCGGTCGTAAGCAGGCCAAGCTGGAGTCCGAGCTGGCGTCGGTGCCGGCGACCAGCACGGCGCTCTCCGGCGACCACGTGCCGCTGGTCGGTGACTTCGTCCGGGCGCACGGGGCGACCCGGTGGACCGAGCGGGACTGGCTGCGCCGGCACAACGTGGACCGGATCGAGCGCTGGGAGCGGGACCGGGACGAGATCGCCGCCCGGATCACCGAGCCCGGGGTGCTCGACGTGGTCGAGCCGTTGGTCGACGGCCGGTTCTACTACGCCGAGGTGGCCGAGCTGGCCGACGCCGGGGTGCAGGCGGTCTACAGCATCCGGGTGGACACCGACGACCACTCGTTCGTCTCCGACGGTTTCGTCAGCCACAACACCGAGTGCAAGCTCGATCCGTTGGCGATGGAGATGCTGCGGGACATCGACGAGGACACCGTCGACCTGCAGGACAACTACGACGGCCGGGCCAAGGAGCCCACCATTTTGCCGTCGCGGATCCCGAACCTGCTGATCAACGGCTCCGAGGGGATCGCGGTCGGCATGGCCACCAAGATCCCGCCGCACAACCTGCGGGAGATCGGCGCGGCCGTGCAGTGGTGTCTGGAGAACCCGGAGGCCGACGAGGCGACCACCCTGGAAGCGCTGCTGGAGATCGTCAAGGGGCCGGACTTCCCGACCCACGGTCTGATCGTCGGCACCACCGCGATCCAGGACGCGTACCGCACGGGTCGTGGCTCGATCCGGATGCGGGCCGTGGTGGAGGTCGAGGAGGACAAGCGGGGCCGGCCGGCGCTGGTGGTCAGCGAGCTGCCGTACCAGGTGAACCCGGACAACCTGGCCGAGCGGATCGCCGAGCTGATCAAGGAGGGCAAGCTCGGCGGCATCGCCGACATCCGGGACGAGTCGTCCGGGCGTACCGGCATGCGGATCGTGCTGGTGCTCAAGCGCGACGCGGTCGCCAAGGTGGTGCTGAACAACCTCTACAAGCACACCCAGCTGCAGGAGACCTTCGGCGCGAACATGCTGGCGCTTGTCGACGGGGTGCCGCGGACGCTGAACCTGGCGCAGTTCATCCGGTACTACGTCGAGCACCAGATCGAGGTGATCCGGCGGCGGACGGCGTTCCGGCTGCGCAAGGCCGAGGAGCGGGCGCACATCCTGCGTGGTCTGTCCAAGGCGTTGGACGCCCTGGACGAGGTGATCGCGTTGATCCGGCGCTCGCCGACGGTCGAGGACGCCCGCCAGGGCCTGATCCGGCTGTTGGAGATCGACGAGATCCAGGCGACCGCGATCCTGGACATGCAGCTGCGCCGGTTGGCCGCCCTGGAGCGGCAGCGGATCCTCGACGACCTGGCCAAGCTGGAGATCGAGATCGCCGACCTGAAGGACATCCTGGCCAAGCCGGAGCGGCAGCGGCGGATCGTCTCGGAGGAGCTGGGCGAGATCGTCGCCAAGTGGGGTGACGAGCGGCGGACCAAGATCGTGCCGTTCGACGGCGAGGTCTCGATGGAGGACCTGATCGCCCGCGAGGACGTGGTGGTGACCATCACCCGGACGGGGTACGCCAAGCGGACCAAGGTCGATCTGTACCGGTCACAGCGGCGGGGCGGCAAGGGTGTCAGCGGCGCCACTCTGCGGCAGGACGACATCGTCAGCCATTTCTTCGTATGCTCCACGCACGACTGGATTTTGTTCTTCACCAACAAGGGTCGCGTGTACCGGGCCAAGGCGTACGAGCTTCCGGAGGCCAGTAGGGTGGCCAAGGGTCAGCACGTGGCCAATCTGCTCGCCTTCCAGCCGGACGAGCAGATCGCACAGATCATCCAGATCCCGAACTACCAGGTGGCTCCCTACCTGGTCCTGGCCACGAGAAACGGTCTGGTGAAGAAGACCCGACTCGAGGAGTTCGACTCCAACCGGTCGGGCGGGGTCATCGCGATCAACCTGCGCGATGAGGACGAGTTGGTCGGGGCGGTTCTGGTGGCGCCGGAGGAGGACCTGTTGCTGGTGTCGAAGAAGGCACAGGCGATCCGGTTCAACGCGACCGACGAGGCCTTGCGGCCGATGGGTCGGGCCACCTCCGGGGTGATCGGCATGCGGTTCACCGACGACGACGTGCTGTTGGCCGTCGAGGTGGTCCGGGAGGGGCTGGACGTGCTGGTGGCGACGAACGGGGGGTACGCGAAACGCACCCCGATCGAGGAATATCCGGTCCAGGGCCGGGGAGGTAAGGGCGTACTGACCGCGAAGATCACCGAGCGTCGCGGTGGCCTGGTCGGTGCGGTGGTGATCGATCCGGACGACGAGTTGTTCGCGATCACGAGCAACGGTGGCGTCATCCGGACTCCGGTGAAGCCTGTACGCCGTACCCGAGACCGGAACACAATGGGGGTCAAGCTGATGGACCTCCCGGACGGTGTGACTATCGTGGCGATTGCTCGCAATGCCGACGAGCCTGACGAACAGGACTAG
- the dnaN gene encoding DNA polymerase III subunit beta: MKFRVERDALAEAVAWTAKSLPSRPSVPVLAGVLLRVTDGNLQVSGFDYEVSSQVAVEVQGDADGAALVSGRLLAEITKALPAKPVDIAAVGAHLELVCGSARFTLPTMPVEDYPSLPDMPESAGTVDAAAFAAAVAQVAIAAGRDETLPMMTGVRLELSGSSMAMLATDRYRLALREMDWQPDDPEVSINALVPARTLNDTAKALGPLGGQVTMALSQGAAGEGMIGFVGGTRRTTSRLLDGANYPPVRSLFPASHNAEARVSVSTLIEVVKRVALVAERTTPVLLGFSADGLVVEAGGTEEARASEAMDATFTGDELTIGFNPQYLIDGLANLGSQTAVLHFVDAFKPAVISPADEDGEVVPGYRYLIMPIRVSR; encoded by the coding sequence ATGAAGTTCCGAGTGGAGCGCGACGCGCTCGCCGAGGCTGTGGCGTGGACCGCGAAGAGCCTGCCCAGCCGGCCGTCCGTTCCGGTGCTCGCCGGCGTACTGCTGCGGGTCACCGACGGAAACCTGCAGGTTTCCGGCTTCGACTACGAGGTCTCCAGCCAGGTGGCCGTGGAGGTGCAGGGCGACGCCGACGGCGCCGCGCTGGTCTCCGGGCGGCTGCTGGCCGAGATCACCAAGGCGCTGCCCGCCAAACCGGTGGACATCGCCGCCGTCGGGGCCCACCTGGAGCTGGTCTGCGGCAGCGCCCGGTTCACCCTGCCCACCATGCCGGTGGAGGACTACCCCTCGCTGCCCGACATGCCGGAGAGCGCCGGCACCGTCGACGCCGCCGCGTTCGCCGCCGCCGTCGCCCAGGTGGCCATCGCCGCCGGCCGGGACGAGACCCTGCCGATGATGACCGGCGTCCGGCTCGAACTCTCCGGCAGCTCCATGGCGATGCTGGCCACCGACCGGTACCGGCTGGCCCTGCGCGAGATGGACTGGCAGCCGGACGACCCCGAGGTGAGCATCAACGCCCTGGTCCCGGCCCGCACCCTGAACGACACCGCCAAGGCGCTCGGCCCGCTCGGCGGCCAGGTGACCATGGCGCTCTCCCAGGGCGCCGCCGGCGAAGGCATGATCGGTTTCGTCGGTGGCACCCGACGCACCACCAGCCGCCTGCTCGACGGCGCCAACTACCCGCCGGTGCGTTCGCTCTTCCCGGCCAGCCACAACGCCGAGGCCCGGGTCTCGGTCAGCACCCTGATCGAGGTCGTCAAGCGGGTCGCGCTGGTCGCCGAGCGGACCACGCCGGTCCTGCTCGGCTTCAGCGCCGACGGGCTGGTGGTCGAGGCCGGCGGCACCGAGGAGGCTCGGGCCAGCGAGGCGATGGACGCCACCTTCACCGGTGACGAGCTGACCATCGGCTTCAATCCGCAGTACCTCATCGACGGCCTGGCCAACCTCGGCTCGCAGACCGCCGTGCTGCACTTCGTCGACGCCTTCAAGCCGGCGGTGATTTCCCCCGCAGACGAGGATGGCGAGGTCGTTCCCGGGTACCGCTACCTCATCATGCCGATCCGCGTCTCCCGCTGA